From a region of the Alosa sapidissima isolate fAloSap1 chromosome 9, fAloSap1.pri, whole genome shotgun sequence genome:
- the trmt1 gene encoding tRNA (guanine(26)-N(2))-dimethyltransferase isoform X2, with the protein MLPKVAQLLCLTAVRVSLQDLRKVSFRGLRTMEVLKTSLNINTSDGTGAPVDSVTTTSPANDNQTGTLEAGLLPGETVVREGKAAILFPSANEVFYNPVQEFNRDLTCAVITEYAREQLAQKGVRIVVPGEKDRVVVCLSEDQQSSENQESTEQQQKDDETEKEKCGDKTEVESVITASVGQRCEQGLRVLEGLAASGLRSVRFALEVPGLQSITANDFSAKAAALIARNAEHNGVAHLVQASQRDASMVMYEARGKKQRFDVIDLDPYGSPSPFLDAAVQAVSEGGLLCITCTDMAVMAGNSGETCYSKYTSVSIKSRFCHEMALRIILHSLDQRANVYQRYIEPLLSVSVDFYIRVFVRVRTGQAKVKDSASKQALVYNCVGCGSFHLQRMGKRMSHGKNMKYSAATGPPVGPNCEHCGQRHQLGGPIWAEPLHDVEFVQKVLSAVSGNPSRFGTSKRIEGMLSMMTEELPDVPLYYTLDHLSSTMHCNTPAMLQFRSALLHAGHRVSLSHACKNAVKTDAPPGVLWDIMRCWEKANPVKRERLSETSPASRILSTEPTLQACFDVREDANPQSRRRHLVRFQENPQANWGPKARAKAGGGISTELEDKRKQFQGKRKNQITDLSQLKNVPCKRFRKGTCTHGEKCCYSHELESVPGEAEKME; encoded by the exons ATGCTGCCAAAAGTCGCCCAGCTGCTGTGCTTAACCGCGGTGAGGGTTTCCCTTCAAGACTTGAGAAAAGTCTCTTTCAGGGGACTGAGGACTATGGAAGTTTTAAAAACATCTCTGAACATCAACACCTCCGATGGGACAGGGGCACCCGTGGATAGTGTGACGACCACCTCTCCAGCCAATGACAATCAAACTGGCACCTTAGAAGCCGGTCTGTTACCAGGGGAAACAGTGGTGAGGGAGGGCAAGGCAGCTATTTTGTTTCCTAGTGCCAATGAAGTTTTCTACAACCCTGTCCAGGAGTTTAACCGAGACTTGAC ATGTGCGGTAATCACTGAGTACGCCCGGGAGCAGCTGGCCCAGAAGGGGGTGCGGATTGTAGTACCAGGCGAGAAGGACCGCGTGGTGGTGTGCCTGTCTGAAGACCAACAGTCCTCAGAGAACCAGGAGTcgacagagcagcagcagaaggaTGACGAGACGGAGAAGGAGAAGTGCGGGGACAAGACAGAGGTGGAGAGTGTCATCACAGCCTCTGTTGGCCAGCGCTGTGAG CAAGGCTTGCGTGTGCTGGAGGGCTTGGCGGCGTCGGGCCTGCGGTCGGTGCGCTTTGCGCTGGAGGTTCCGGGCCTCCAGAGCATCACGGCCAACGACTTCTCCGCCAAAGCAGCGGCACTCATCGCCCGCAACGCAGAGCACAACGGTGTGGCTCACCTGGTGCAGGCCAGCCAGAGGGACGCCAG CATGGTGATGTATGAAGCCAGGGGTAAGAAGCAGCGCTTTGACGTCATTGACCTGGACCCTTATGGTAGTCCCTCTCCCTTCCTGGATGCTGCAGTGCAGGCGGTCAGTGAAGGAG GCCTGCTCTGCATCACCTGCACAGACATGGCCGTCATGGCCGGCAACAGTGGAGAGACATGTTACAGCAAATATACCTCCGTGTCCATCAAGTCAAGGTTCTGTCATGAGATG GCATTGCGTATCATCCTGCACAGCCTTGACCAACGGGCGAACGTGTACCAGCGCTACATCGAGCCGCTCCTCAGCGTCAGTGTGGACTTCTACATCCGCGTGTTCGTCAGGGTGCGCACGGGCCAAGCCAAGGTCAAGGACTCCGCCAG taAGCAGGCCCTGGTGTATAACTGTGTGGGATGCGGCTCCTTCCACCTGCAGAGGATGGGCAAAAGAATGAGCCACGGCAAaaa TATGAAGTACTCTGCAGCCACAGGGCCTCCTGTGGGACCCAACTGTGAGCACTGTGGCCAGAGACATCAG ctcGGAGGGCCCATCTGGGCAGAACCACTCCATGATGTAGAGTTTGTCCAGAAGGTTCTGTCAGCCGTGTCGGGAAACCCGTCCCGCTTCGGAACGTCCAAACGCATCGAGGGCATGCTCAGCATGATGACCGAG gagctCCCAGATGTCCCTCTGTACTACACGCTGGACCACCTCAGCAGCACGATGCACTGCAACACTCCGGCCATGCTGCAGTTCAG GTCCGCCCTCCTCCACGCTGGCCACAGAGTGTCCCTGTCTCACGCCTGCAAGAACGCGGTGAAGACGGACGCCCCGCCCGGCGTCCTCTGGGACATCATGCGCTGCTGG GAGAAGGCCAACCCAGTGAAACGGGAGAGGCTGTCGGAGACGAGCCCGGCGTCCCGCATCCTCTCCACTGAGCCCAC tcTGCAGGCGTGCTTTGATGTCCGGGAGGACGCCAATCCCCAGTCTCGCCGGCGCCACCTGGTGCGCTTTCAGGAGAACCCACAAGCCAACTGGGGCCCCAAAGCACGGGCCAAAGCTGG TGGCGGCATTTCCACCGAGCTGGAGGACAAGAGGAAGCAGTTCCAGGGGAAGAGGAAGAACCAGATCACAGACTTGTCCCAGCTTAAGAACGTCCCCTGCAAGAGGTTCAGGAAG ggcacatgcacacatggagAGAAATGCTGTTATTCTCACGAGCTGGAGTCGGTGCCCGGTGAAGCTGAGAAGATGGAATGA
- the nacc1b gene encoding nucleus accumbens-associated protein 1 isoform X2: MAQTLQMAIPNFGNNVLECLNEQRLQGLYCDVSVVVKGHAFKAHRAVLAASSSYFRDLFNASGADSGGGTKGGGGGVVVELPPAVQPQSFQQILSFCYTGRLSMNVGDQFLLMYTAGFLQIQQIMEKGTEFFLKVSSPSCDSQGLHAEETPPSEPQSPVTGAGGAGATVRPASCLTPLPLVSRVKTEQPQPQPQPQPQTQQQQPQHHHLHHQQQQQQQQQQAPPPQQQQQQQEPNAYSVVCTPVAKRLWEGSSRDGGGGSGGGGAAGMRKAARFSQESASSRGGSGGGLGTGGASGQSVVGILGLGGGGGGAAAAAITTNNNNNSNNNSGSNSNNNNNNNSSSSGHPSEGTSPGALSIYTSDSPISYHDEEEEEEMTDDAEEQYRQICNMYTMYSMLNVGAAGEELRGWMEGWREREANERVDALPEHLTPDTRGRVRVRQELASLPAELIAQIGNRCHPKLYEEGDPAEKLELVSGTSVFISRAQLMNCHVSAGTRHKVLLRRLLASFFDRSTLANSCGTGIRSSTNDPSRKPLDSRVLHAVKFYCQNFAPTFKESEMNAIAADMCTNARRVVRKSWIPKLKLLMADSEAYASFLPEGLKLEADALAAEHGLEAAAAATLDGAEPGPSSADALQGEAGDAGTLF, from the exons ATGGCTCAGACGCTGCAGATGGCCATCCCCAACTTCGGCAACAACGTCCTCGAGTGTCTGAACGAGCAGCGTCTGCAGGGGCTCTACTGCGACGTGTCGGTGGTGGTCAAGGGCCACGCCTTCAAGGCGCACCGGGCCGTGCTGGCCGCCAGCAGCTCCTACTTCCGTGACCTGTTCAACGCCAGCGGGGCGGACAGTGGCGGCGGCACCAAAGGCGGCGGCGGTGGCGTGGTGGTGGAGCTGCCGCCCGCGGTCCAGCCACAGAGCTTCCAGCAGATCCTGTCCTTCTGCTACACGGGCCGCCTGAGCATGAACGTGGGCGACCAGTTCCTGCTCATGTACACGGCGGGCTTCCTGCAGATCCAGCAGATCATGGAGAAGGGCACCGAGTTCTTCCTGAAGGTCAGCTCGCCCAGCTGCGACTCGCAGGGCCTGCACGCCGAGGAGACCCCGCCGTCCGAGCCGCAGAGCCCCGTCACCGGGGCAGGAGGGGCGGGAGCCACGGTGCGGCCGGCCTCGTGCCTCACGCCGTTACCGCTGGTGAGCCGGGTGAAGACGGAGCAGCCTCAACCTCAACCTCAACCTCAACCTCAGACCCAGCAACAGCAGCCTcaacatcatcatcttcatcatcaacaacaacaacaacaacaacaacaacaagcacCTCcaccacaacagcagcagcagcagcaggagcccaATGCCTACTCAGTGGTCTGCACCCCGGTGGCCAAGCGGCTTTGGGAGGGGAGCAGCCGAGACGGCGGCGGGGGTTCGGGCGGAGGAGGGGCCGCGGGGATGAGGAAGGCCGCCCGCTTCTCCCAGGAGTCGGCGTCGTCCAGGGGCGGCAGTGGCGGGGGACTGGGAACCGGAGGAGCCTCCGGCCAGAGCGTAGTGGGCATCCTCGGCCtcggaggtggaggagggggtgctgccgccgctgccatcaccaccaacaacaacaacaacagcaacaacaacagcggctccaacagcaacaacaacaacaacaacaacagcagcagcagcggtcaCCCGTCGGAGGGCACCAGCCCGGGCGCGCTCAGCATCTACACCAGCGACTCGCCCATCTCCTACCacgacgaggaagaggaggaggagatgacgGACGACGCCGAGGAGCAGTACCGGCAGATCTGCAACATGTACACCATGTACAGCATGCTGAACGTGGGCGCCGCCGGGGAAGAGCTCaggggatggatggaggggtggagagagagagagg CAAACGAGCGCGTGGACGCCCTGCCTGAGCACCTGACCCCGGACACGCGGGGTCGTGTGCGTGTGCGGCAGGAGCTGGCGTCGCTGCCCGCCGAGCTCATCGCCCAGATCGGCAACCGCTGCCACCCCAAGCTGTACGAGGAGGGCGACCCGGCGGAGAAGCTGGAGCTGGTGTCTGGCACCAGCGTGTTCATCTCCCGCGCCCAGCTCATGAACTGCCACGTCAGCGCAGGCACGCGCCACAAAGTGCTGCTGCGCCGCCTGCTCGCCTCCTTCTTTgacag GAGCACCCTGGCCAACAGCTGTGGGACTGGCATCCGCTCCTCCACCAACGACCCCAGCCGCAAGCCTCTGGACAGTCGGGTGCTTCATGCAGTCAAGT TCTACTGCCAGAACTTTGCGCCCACCTTCAAGGAGAGCGAGATGAATGCCATCGCGGCGGACATGTGCACCAACGCGCGCCGCGTGGTGCGCAAGAGCTGGATCCCCAAGCTGAAGCTGCTGATGGCGGACAGCGAGGCCTACGCCAGCTTCCTGCCCGAGGGCCTCAAGCTGGAGGCCGACGCCCTGGCCGCCGAGCACGGCCTGGAAGCGGCCGCCGCCGCCACTCTGGATGGAGCTGAGCCGGGGCCATCCTCGGCCGACGCACTGCAAGGCGAGGCGGGGGACGCGGGCACGCTGttctga
- the trmt1 gene encoding tRNA (guanine(26)-N(2))-dimethyltransferase isoform X1: MLPKVAQLLCLTAVRVSLQDLRKVSFRGLRTMEVLKTSLNINTSDGTGAPVDSVTTTSPANDNQTGTLEAGLLPGETVVREGKAAILFPSANEVFYNPVQEFNRDLTCAVITEYAREQLAQKGVRIVVPGEKDRVVVCLSEDQQSSENQESTEQQQKDDETEKEKCGDKTEVESVITASVGQRCEQGLRVLEGLAASGLRSVRFALEVPGLQSITANDFSAKAAALIARNAEHNGVAHLVQASQRDASMVMYEARGKKQRFDVIDLDPYGSPSPFLDAAVQAVSEGGLLCITCTDMAVMAGNSGETCYSKYTSVSIKSRFCHEMALRIILHSLDQRANVYQRYIEPLLSVSVDFYIRVFVRVRTGQAKVKDSASKQALVYNCVGCGSFHLQRMGKRMSHGKNRPLLCFSMKYSAATGPPVGPNCEHCGQRHQLGGPIWAEPLHDVEFVQKVLSAVSGNPSRFGTSKRIEGMLSMMTEELPDVPLYYTLDHLSSTMHCNTPAMLQFRSALLHAGHRVSLSHACKNAVKTDAPPGVLWDIMRCWEKANPVKRERLSETSPASRILSTEPTLQACFDVREDANPQSRRRHLVRFQENPQANWGPKARAKAGGGISTELEDKRKQFQGKRKNQITDLSQLKNVPCKRFRKGTCTHGEKCCYSHELESVPGEAEKME, translated from the exons ATGCTGCCAAAAGTCGCCCAGCTGCTGTGCTTAACCGCGGTGAGGGTTTCCCTTCAAGACTTGAGAAAAGTCTCTTTCAGGGGACTGAGGACTATGGAAGTTTTAAAAACATCTCTGAACATCAACACCTCCGATGGGACAGGGGCACCCGTGGATAGTGTGACGACCACCTCTCCAGCCAATGACAATCAAACTGGCACCTTAGAAGCCGGTCTGTTACCAGGGGAAACAGTGGTGAGGGAGGGCAAGGCAGCTATTTTGTTTCCTAGTGCCAATGAAGTTTTCTACAACCCTGTCCAGGAGTTTAACCGAGACTTGAC ATGTGCGGTAATCACTGAGTACGCCCGGGAGCAGCTGGCCCAGAAGGGGGTGCGGATTGTAGTACCAGGCGAGAAGGACCGCGTGGTGGTGTGCCTGTCTGAAGACCAACAGTCCTCAGAGAACCAGGAGTcgacagagcagcagcagaaggaTGACGAGACGGAGAAGGAGAAGTGCGGGGACAAGACAGAGGTGGAGAGTGTCATCACAGCCTCTGTTGGCCAGCGCTGTGAG CAAGGCTTGCGTGTGCTGGAGGGCTTGGCGGCGTCGGGCCTGCGGTCGGTGCGCTTTGCGCTGGAGGTTCCGGGCCTCCAGAGCATCACGGCCAACGACTTCTCCGCCAAAGCAGCGGCACTCATCGCCCGCAACGCAGAGCACAACGGTGTGGCTCACCTGGTGCAGGCCAGCCAGAGGGACGCCAG CATGGTGATGTATGAAGCCAGGGGTAAGAAGCAGCGCTTTGACGTCATTGACCTGGACCCTTATGGTAGTCCCTCTCCCTTCCTGGATGCTGCAGTGCAGGCGGTCAGTGAAGGAG GCCTGCTCTGCATCACCTGCACAGACATGGCCGTCATGGCCGGCAACAGTGGAGAGACATGTTACAGCAAATATACCTCCGTGTCCATCAAGTCAAGGTTCTGTCATGAGATG GCATTGCGTATCATCCTGCACAGCCTTGACCAACGGGCGAACGTGTACCAGCGCTACATCGAGCCGCTCCTCAGCGTCAGTGTGGACTTCTACATCCGCGTGTTCGTCAGGGTGCGCACGGGCCAAGCCAAGGTCAAGGACTCCGCCAG taAGCAGGCCCTGGTGTATAACTGTGTGGGATGCGGCTCCTTCCACCTGCAGAGGATGGGCAAAAGAATGAGCCACGGCAAaaa TCGTCCTTTACTGTGTTTCAGTATGAAGTACTCTGCAGCCACAGGGCCTCCTGTGGGACCCAACTGTGAGCACTGTGGCCAGAGACATCAG ctcGGAGGGCCCATCTGGGCAGAACCACTCCATGATGTAGAGTTTGTCCAGAAGGTTCTGTCAGCCGTGTCGGGAAACCCGTCCCGCTTCGGAACGTCCAAACGCATCGAGGGCATGCTCAGCATGATGACCGAG gagctCCCAGATGTCCCTCTGTACTACACGCTGGACCACCTCAGCAGCACGATGCACTGCAACACTCCGGCCATGCTGCAGTTCAG GTCCGCCCTCCTCCACGCTGGCCACAGAGTGTCCCTGTCTCACGCCTGCAAGAACGCGGTGAAGACGGACGCCCCGCCCGGCGTCCTCTGGGACATCATGCGCTGCTGG GAGAAGGCCAACCCAGTGAAACGGGAGAGGCTGTCGGAGACGAGCCCGGCGTCCCGCATCCTCTCCACTGAGCCCAC tcTGCAGGCGTGCTTTGATGTCCGGGAGGACGCCAATCCCCAGTCTCGCCGGCGCCACCTGGTGCGCTTTCAGGAGAACCCACAAGCCAACTGGGGCCCCAAAGCACGGGCCAAAGCTGG TGGCGGCATTTCCACCGAGCTGGAGGACAAGAGGAAGCAGTTCCAGGGGAAGAGGAAGAACCAGATCACAGACTTGTCCCAGCTTAAGAACGTCCCCTGCAAGAGGTTCAGGAAG ggcacatgcacacatggagAGAAATGCTGTTATTCTCACGAGCTGGAGTCGGTGCCCGGTGAAGCTGAGAAGATGGAATGA
- the nacc1b gene encoding nucleus accumbens-associated protein 1 isoform X1 has translation MAQTLQMAIPNFGNNVLECLNEQRLQGLYCDVSVVVKGHAFKAHRAVLAASSSYFRDLFNASGADSGGGTKGGGGGVVVELPPAVQPQSFQQILSFCYTGRLSMNVGDQFLLMYTAGFLQIQQIMEKGTEFFLKVSSPSCDSQGLHAEETPPSEPQSPVTGAGGAGATVRPASCLTPLPLVSRVKTEQPQPQPQPQPQTQQQQPQHHHLHHQQQQQQQQQQAPPPQQQQQQQEPNAYSVVCTPVAKRLWEGSSRDGGGGSGGGGAAGMRKAARFSQESASSRGGSGGGLGTGGASGQSVVGILGLGGGGGGAAAAAITTNNNNNSNNNSGSNSNNNNNNNSSSSGHPSEGTSPGALSIYTSDSPISYHDEEEEEEMTDDAEEQYRQICNMYTMYSMLNVGAAGEELRGWMEGWREREVANERVDALPEHLTPDTRGRVRVRQELASLPAELIAQIGNRCHPKLYEEGDPAEKLELVSGTSVFISRAQLMNCHVSAGTRHKVLLRRLLASFFDRSTLANSCGTGIRSSTNDPSRKPLDSRVLHAVKFYCQNFAPTFKESEMNAIAADMCTNARRVVRKSWIPKLKLLMADSEAYASFLPEGLKLEADALAAEHGLEAAAAATLDGAEPGPSSADALQGEAGDAGTLF, from the exons ATGGCTCAGACGCTGCAGATGGCCATCCCCAACTTCGGCAACAACGTCCTCGAGTGTCTGAACGAGCAGCGTCTGCAGGGGCTCTACTGCGACGTGTCGGTGGTGGTCAAGGGCCACGCCTTCAAGGCGCACCGGGCCGTGCTGGCCGCCAGCAGCTCCTACTTCCGTGACCTGTTCAACGCCAGCGGGGCGGACAGTGGCGGCGGCACCAAAGGCGGCGGCGGTGGCGTGGTGGTGGAGCTGCCGCCCGCGGTCCAGCCACAGAGCTTCCAGCAGATCCTGTCCTTCTGCTACACGGGCCGCCTGAGCATGAACGTGGGCGACCAGTTCCTGCTCATGTACACGGCGGGCTTCCTGCAGATCCAGCAGATCATGGAGAAGGGCACCGAGTTCTTCCTGAAGGTCAGCTCGCCCAGCTGCGACTCGCAGGGCCTGCACGCCGAGGAGACCCCGCCGTCCGAGCCGCAGAGCCCCGTCACCGGGGCAGGAGGGGCGGGAGCCACGGTGCGGCCGGCCTCGTGCCTCACGCCGTTACCGCTGGTGAGCCGGGTGAAGACGGAGCAGCCTCAACCTCAACCTCAACCTCAACCTCAGACCCAGCAACAGCAGCCTcaacatcatcatcttcatcatcaacaacaacaacaacaacaacaacaacaagcacCTCcaccacaacagcagcagcagcagcaggagcccaATGCCTACTCAGTGGTCTGCACCCCGGTGGCCAAGCGGCTTTGGGAGGGGAGCAGCCGAGACGGCGGCGGGGGTTCGGGCGGAGGAGGGGCCGCGGGGATGAGGAAGGCCGCCCGCTTCTCCCAGGAGTCGGCGTCGTCCAGGGGCGGCAGTGGCGGGGGACTGGGAACCGGAGGAGCCTCCGGCCAGAGCGTAGTGGGCATCCTCGGCCtcggaggtggaggagggggtgctgccgccgctgccatcaccaccaacaacaacaacaacagcaacaacaacagcggctccaacagcaacaacaacaacaacaacaacagcagcagcagcggtcaCCCGTCGGAGGGCACCAGCCCGGGCGCGCTCAGCATCTACACCAGCGACTCGCCCATCTCCTACCacgacgaggaagaggaggaggagatgacgGACGACGCCGAGGAGCAGTACCGGCAGATCTGCAACATGTACACCATGTACAGCATGCTGAACGTGGGCGCCGCCGGGGAAGAGCTCaggggatggatggaggggtggagagagagagagg TAGCAAACGAGCGCGTGGACGCCCTGCCTGAGCACCTGACCCCGGACACGCGGGGTCGTGTGCGTGTGCGGCAGGAGCTGGCGTCGCTGCCCGCCGAGCTCATCGCCCAGATCGGCAACCGCTGCCACCCCAAGCTGTACGAGGAGGGCGACCCGGCGGAGAAGCTGGAGCTGGTGTCTGGCACCAGCGTGTTCATCTCCCGCGCCCAGCTCATGAACTGCCACGTCAGCGCAGGCACGCGCCACAAAGTGCTGCTGCGCCGCCTGCTCGCCTCCTTCTTTgacag GAGCACCCTGGCCAACAGCTGTGGGACTGGCATCCGCTCCTCCACCAACGACCCCAGCCGCAAGCCTCTGGACAGTCGGGTGCTTCATGCAGTCAAGT TCTACTGCCAGAACTTTGCGCCCACCTTCAAGGAGAGCGAGATGAATGCCATCGCGGCGGACATGTGCACCAACGCGCGCCGCGTGGTGCGCAAGAGCTGGATCCCCAAGCTGAAGCTGCTGATGGCGGACAGCGAGGCCTACGCCAGCTTCCTGCCCGAGGGCCTCAAGCTGGAGGCCGACGCCCTGGCCGCCGAGCACGGCCTGGAAGCGGCCGCCGCCGCCACTCTGGATGGAGCTGAGCCGGGGCCATCCTCGGCCGACGCACTGCAAGGCGAGGCGGGGGACGCGGGCACGCTGttctga